The following are encoded together in the Lathyrus oleraceus cultivar Zhongwan6 chromosome 3, CAAS_Psat_ZW6_1.0, whole genome shotgun sequence genome:
- the LOC127125820 gene encoding aquaporin PIP2-1, whose translation MAKHTETEPQGGLPNKDYQDPPPAPLFDTAELGQWSFYRALIAEFIATLLFLYVTVLTVIGYKSQTDPAHNGTGCDGVGLLGIAWAFGGMIFVLVYCTAGISGGHINPAVTFGLFLARKVSLIRAILYMVVQCLGAICGVGLVKAFQKSYYNRYKGGANMLNVGYSKGTGLGAEIIGTFVLVYTVFSATDPKRNARDSHVPVLAPLPIGFAVFMVHLATIPITGTGINPARSFGAAVIYNNEKAWDDQWIFWVGPFIGAAIAAIYHEFVLRAQAAKALGSFKSSSNL comes from the exons ATGGCAAAACACACTGAAACCGAACCTCAAGGTGGTTTACCAAACAAAGACTACCAAGATCCACCACCAGCTCCACTCTTCGACACCGCCGAACTCGGCCAATGGTCATTCTACAGAGCCCTCATCGCAGAATTCATCGCCACCCTCCTCTTCCTCTACGTCACAGTTCTAACCGTCATTGGCTACAAATCACAAACCGATCCAGCTCATAATGGTACTGGCTGCGACGGTGTCGGCCTCCTCGGTATCGCTTGGGCCTTCGGTGGCATGATCTTTGTCCTCGTCTATTGCACCGCCGGCATATCAG GAGGACACATAAATCCGGCGGTGACGTTTGGTTTGTTTCTGGCGAGGAAGGTATCTTTGATTAGAGCAATATTATACATGGTGGTTCAATGTTTAGGAGCAATATGTGGTGTTGGACTAGTAAAAGCTTTTCAAAAAAGTTACTATAATAGATACAAAGGTGGTGCAAACATGTTAAATGTTGGTTACAGTAAAGGAACTGGGTTAGGTGCTGAGATAATTGGAACTTTTGTTCTTGTCTACACCGTTTTTTCTGCCACCGATCCAAAGAGAAATGCTAGAGACTCTCATGTTCCC GTTTTGGCACCGCTTCCAATTGGTTTTGCTGTGTTTATGGTTCACCTTGCTACTATTCCTATCACTGGAACTGGTATCAACCCTGCTAGAAGCTTTGGAGCTGCTGTTATTTACAATAATGAGAAAGCTTGGGATGATCAA TGGATCTTCTGGGTTGGACCCTTTATCGGTGCTGCCATTGCTGCAATTTACCACGAGTTTGTGTTGAGAGCTCAAGCAGCAAAGGCTTTGGGTTCTTTCAAGAGTTCTTCAAACCTGTAA